A portion of the Algisphaera agarilytica genome contains these proteins:
- a CDS encoding 2-oxoacid:ferredoxin oxidoreductase subunit beta, with translation MSETKLPVLKAKDFASDQEVRWCPGCGDYAILNAVQRVVAQTGHSRENTVFISGIGCSSRFPYYMSTYGFHSIHGRAPGFVTGLKVANPELDVWMVTGDGDGFSIGGNHMMHILRRNVDVNIMLFNNRIYGLTKGQYSPTSEQGKKTKSTPMGSLDFPIDPIQVALAAGGTFVARSTDKDRGLADVLTEASKHRGSSFCEIYQNCNIFNDGAFEDLTGKDTREDNVLYLEHGKPMVFGKNSDKGLRLIGNRPEVVTLGEGGVSEDDLLFHDETNHALATMLACLHHPEFPEPLGVFYREDRPTYETLVADQVAEAKEKRGAGTLDDLFNAGDTYVLEGADSNHGLHD, from the coding sequence ATGTCTGAAACCAAACTCCCCGTACTGAAAGCCAAAGACTTCGCCTCCGACCAGGAGGTGCGGTGGTGTCCCGGCTGTGGCGACTACGCGATCCTCAACGCGGTGCAGCGGGTCGTGGCCCAGACCGGGCACAGCCGTGAGAACACCGTGTTCATCTCCGGCATCGGCTGCTCGTCGCGGTTCCCATATTACATGAGCACCTACGGGTTCCACTCGATCCACGGCCGGGCCCCGGGCTTTGTGACCGGGTTGAAGGTCGCCAACCCCGAGCTGGATGTGTGGATGGTCACCGGCGACGGCGACGGGTTCTCCATCGGCGGCAACCACATGATGCACATCCTCCGGCGGAATGTGGACGTGAACATCATGCTGTTCAACAACCGCATCTACGGCCTGACCAAGGGCCAATACTCGCCGACCTCGGAGCAGGGCAAGAAGACCAAATCGACGCCGATGGGCTCGCTGGACTTCCCGATCGACCCGATCCAGGTCGCCCTCGCCGCGGGTGGCACCTTCGTCGCCCGCTCGACCGACAAGGACCGTGGCCTGGCCGACGTGCTCACCGAAGCGAGCAAGCACCGCGGCTCGTCGTTCTGCGAGATCTATCAGAACTGCAACATCTTCAACGATGGCGCGTTCGAAGACCTCACCGGCAAAGACACCCGCGAAGACAACGTGCTCTACCTCGAACACGGCAAGCCCATGGTGTTCGGCAAGAACAGCGACAAGGGCCTCCGCCTCATCGGCAACCGCCCCGAAGTCGTCACCCTCGGTGAAGGCGGCGTGAGCGAAGACGACCTGCTCTTCCACGACGAGACGAACCACGCACTGGCGACGATGCTCGCCTGCCTGCACCACCCCGAGTTCCCCGAGCCGCTGGGCGTGTTCTACCGCGAAGATCGCCCGACGTACGAGACGCTGGTCGCCGACCAAGTCGCCGAGGCCAAGGAAAAACGCGGCGCGGGCACGCTGGACGACCTGTTCAACGCGGGGGACACCTACGTCCTCGAAGGTGCGGATTCGAATCACGGTCTGCACGATTGA
- a CDS encoding DUF6786 family protein, whose amino-acid sequence MSETTTIQSGDGAITVATRGARILDCRVDGVDENLFYDDGIGIGIGNGGDRLWIAPEVAYYWPSLEDARTDPVGTAETPADVDPGDYEVVGDYEDGKGLVLRNDCSLIDSRDEKAIGLELTRSFAAADMPTDLLEGVKCVSFTITNELLVRGGDDGAVASAWNILQVPPTGTLICPTKGKVDPRSYYDPFGEKHVQSDDTAVRFLIDAQRRVKMGIKPADTLGKMGYYRPLGDGHSTLIYREFEVDLDGTYVDIPRDHPADQRSDGDALQAYNDDQTFGNFGEMEYVAPAVIVGEVESRAVTCTTHVLAGPDAAVKATGEALLGVSVSMIG is encoded by the coding sequence ATGAGTGAGACCACCACGATTCAATCGGGCGACGGCGCGATCACCGTCGCGACCCGCGGCGCTCGGATCCTTGACTGCCGCGTCGACGGCGTTGACGAAAACCTGTTCTATGACGACGGCATCGGCATCGGCATCGGCAACGGCGGCGACCGCCTGTGGATCGCGCCCGAGGTGGCGTACTACTGGCCGAGCCTGGAAGACGCGCGCACCGACCCCGTCGGCACCGCCGAGACGCCCGCGGACGTGGACCCCGGCGACTACGAAGTCGTGGGCGACTACGAAGACGGCAAGGGCCTGGTGCTCCGCAACGACTGCTCACTGATCGACAGCCGGGACGAAAAGGCCATCGGCCTGGAGCTGACGCGGTCGTTCGCCGCCGCGGATATGCCCACCGATCTGCTCGAGGGCGTGAAGTGCGTGAGTTTCACCATCACCAACGAACTGCTCGTGCGCGGCGGCGACGACGGCGCGGTCGCCTCGGCCTGGAACATCCTGCAGGTCCCGCCGACGGGCACGCTGATCTGCCCGACCAAGGGCAAGGTCGATCCCCGCTCGTACTACGACCCGTTCGGCGAGAAGCACGTCCAGAGCGACGACACCGCGGTGCGGTTCCTCATCGACGCCCAGCGTCGGGTGAAGATGGGCATCAAGCCCGCCGACACGCTCGGGAAGATGGGGTACTACCGGCCGCTGGGCGATGGCCACAGCACGCTGATCTATCGCGAGTTCGAGGTGGACCTGGACGGGACGTACGTGGACATCCCCCGCGACCACCCGGCCGACCAACGCTCGGACGGCGACGCCCTGCAGGCCTACAACGACGACCAGACCTTCGGCAACTTCGGCGAGATGGAGTACGTCGCCCCGGCGGTGATCGTCGGCGAAGTCGAGTCGCGTGCCGTGACCTGTACGACCCACGTCCTGGCCGGGCCGGATGCTGCGGTGAAGGCGACGGGCGAGGCACTGCTGGGCGTGTCGGTTTCGATGATCGGCTAA
- the holA gene encoding DNA polymerase III subunit delta, protein MARKMPAKSVTLDADVRVLALHGPEEAIKKEKIDQLREALEAEHGEIQKFIFDGKIATLAEVFDEVRGYSLMGGYKLVIVDPADDFVKAHREPLERYAQSPVDHATLVLRSASWNRGNLDKYIAKVGAVIKCEPPKPAEAVARLVARAKDVHGMSIDRPAAQLMVDRLGVHLVRLETELDKLAAMAGALSPKGRSMKSAGGIDRAMVEQAVGKSSDEKAWEVQESILAAMGARNASAGTIVTKVRELIDLGGQPEILVMYFVADLARKLAVGGQMRAAGEPEGAISKALKLWGPRQRLFMDVLRKVGPDGGARLLDMALTADARSKSGFGPAGRNLEGLCVQMADVQG, encoded by the coding sequence ATGGCCCGAAAGATGCCCGCCAAATCGGTGACGCTTGACGCGGATGTCCGCGTTCTGGCGCTGCATGGCCCCGAAGAGGCGATCAAGAAAGAGAAGATCGATCAGCTGCGCGAAGCCCTCGAAGCGGAGCACGGCGAGATCCAGAAATTTATCTTCGACGGCAAGATCGCTACGTTGGCTGAGGTATTCGATGAGGTGCGTGGCTATTCGCTGATGGGCGGGTACAAGCTGGTCATCGTCGATCCGGCGGACGACTTCGTGAAGGCCCACCGTGAGCCTCTCGAACGCTACGCCCAGAGCCCAGTGGACCATGCGACGCTGGTGCTGCGGTCGGCCAGCTGGAACCGGGGGAACCTGGACAAGTACATCGCCAAGGTCGGCGCGGTGATCAAGTGCGAGCCGCCCAAGCCCGCCGAGGCGGTCGCCCGATTGGTCGCCCGGGCCAAGGACGTCCACGGCATGTCGATCGATCGGCCCGCGGCCCAGCTCATGGTCGATCGTTTGGGCGTGCATCTGGTCCGTTTGGAGACCGAGCTCGACAAGCTTGCGGCGATGGCGGGGGCGTTGTCACCCAAGGGCCGATCGATGAAATCGGCGGGCGGGATCGACCGGGCGATGGTCGAACAGGCGGTCGGCAAATCCAGCGACGAGAAGGCCTGGGAAGTGCAGGAAAGCATCCTCGCAGCGATGGGGGCCCGCAACGCTTCTGCCGGGACGATTGTGACCAAGGTTCGCGAGCTGATCGACCTCGGCGGGCAGCCGGAGATTCTGGTCATGTACTTCGTGGCGGACCTGGCGCGGAAGCTGGCGGTGGGCGGGCAGATGCGGGCGGCGGGGGAGCCGGAAGGGGCGATCAGCAAAGCACTTAAACTCTGGGGCCCGCGTCAGCGGCTGTTTATGGATGTCTTGCGGAAGGTCGGGCCGGATGGCGGGGCGAGGCTGTTGGATATGGCGTTGACCGCGGACGCTCGCAGCAAATCGGGGTTTGGCCCTGCGGGGCGGAATCTTGAAGGTTTGTGCGTGCAGATGGCCGATGTTCAGGGGTAG
- a CDS encoding bifunctional pyr operon transcriptional regulator/uracil phosphoribosyltransferase PyrR, protein MQALADASQVTQLISEMGAWVDSKRQANPQHTFALVGIRSRGDVVAHRVAEQLDITQVGVLDITLYRDDLSEIASQPTVRTTEIDFSLDGLDVVLIDDVLMSGRSIRAALSSLMDMGRPRRVWLAVLVDRGTDVRELPIAADYVGLTHAGDEHVRVLVMPTDEKDAILLGEDAR, encoded by the coding sequence ATGCAAGCCCTGGCCGACGCATCACAAGTGACCCAACTCATCAGCGAGATGGGCGCGTGGGTCGATTCCAAGCGGCAGGCCAACCCCCAGCACACCTTCGCACTCGTCGGCATCCGCAGCCGGGGCGATGTGGTTGCCCACCGGGTCGCGGAACAACTCGACATCACGCAGGTCGGCGTGCTCGACATCACGCTGTACCGCGACGACCTCTCGGAGATCGCCAGCCAGCCGACGGTTCGGACCACCGAGATCGACTTCTCGCTGGACGGGTTGGATGTGGTGCTGATCGATGATGTGCTGATGAGTGGCCGGTCGATCCGGGCCGCGCTTTCGTCACTGATGGACATGGGCCGACCCCGGCGGGTGTGGTTGGCGGTGCTGGTCGACCGGGGTACCGATGTCCGCGAGTTGCCCATTGCGGCGGACTACGTGGGGCTGACGCATGCGGGCGACGAGCACGTCCGTGTGTTAGTGATGCCGACCGATGAGAAAGACGCGATCCTGCTCGGAGAGGACGCCCGATGA
- a CDS encoding aspartate carbamoyltransferase catalytic subunit has protein sequence MSDYAWPHRHLLGIEELSAEDIRFVLQTARGLEDVSTRSVKKVPALRGKVVANLFFEDSTRTSSSFQLAAQRLSADVLDFKGKGSSVSKGETLVDTAKTIEAMGVDVMVCRHHHSGAAHKLAANVGAHVVNAGDGQHEHPTQALLDLYTIAKRLDRLDTFDFTGLTVAIVGDIAHSRVARSNVLGLQKLGAKVILVGPTTLLPGAFRDLGCELSNDLDNVLPRVDVVNMLRVQFERIASQAFPSTREYAVLYGLTPERLARCKPEVVVMHPGPMNRGLEIDGEVADGPNSAILQQVTHGLAVRMAVLFLVSTTHQN, from the coding sequence ATGAGCGACTACGCCTGGCCGCACCGACACTTGCTCGGGATCGAAGAGCTCTCGGCCGAGGACATCCGTTTCGTCCTGCAAACCGCCCGCGGCCTCGAAGATGTTTCGACCCGTAGCGTGAAAAAGGTTCCCGCTCTCCGCGGAAAAGTCGTGGCCAACCTCTTCTTCGAAGACTCCACCCGCACCAGCAGCAGCTTCCAACTCGCCGCCCAGCGGCTCTCGGCCGACGTGCTGGATTTCAAGGGCAAGGGCAGCAGCGTCTCCAAGGGCGAAACGCTCGTCGATACCGCCAAGACGATCGAGGCGATGGGCGTCGATGTCATGGTCTGCCGTCACCACCACTCGGGGGCTGCCCACAAGCTCGCCGCGAACGTCGGGGCCCACGTGGTCAACGCGGGGGACGGCCAACACGAACACCCCACCCAGGCCCTGCTGGACCTCTACACCATCGCCAAACGGCTCGATCGCCTCGACACCTTCGACTTCACCGGGCTGACCGTCGCGATCGTCGGCGACATCGCCCACTCCCGCGTGGCCCGCTCGAATGTGTTGGGCCTGCAGAAGCTCGGGGCCAAGGTGATCCTGGTCGGCCCGACGACCCTGCTACCCGGCGCGTTCCGCGACCTGGGGTGCGAGTTGTCCAACGATCTGGACAACGTCCTGCCGCGGGTCGATGTCGTGAATATGCTCCGGGTGCAGTTCGAGCGGATTGCCTCGCAAGCGTTTCCCTCGACCCGGGAATACGCCGTGCTCTACGGCCTGACGCCCGAGCGACTGGCCCGCTGCAAGCCCGAGGTCGTGGTCATGCACCCCGGCCCGATGAATCGCGGCCTGGAGATCGACGGCGAGGTGGCCGACGGCCCGAACTCCGCTATCCTCCAACAGGTCACCCACGGCCTGGCGGTCCGCATGGCGGTGCTCTTCCTCGTCAGCACGACCCACCAGAACTGA